Proteins from a single region of Amblyomma americanum isolate KBUSLIRL-KWMA chromosome 10, ASM5285725v1, whole genome shotgun sequence:
- the LOC144108789 gene encoding NADH dehydrogenase [ubiquinone] iron-sulfur protein 5-like — protein sequence MFRTPFTDLMSPSVETEGYRKCHKFSMQLALCKEAYGLNRAPEKCKAEDEDFRECMFGFKQRMRVQLMQKERERQFKNGEREHKYAEPATMDGFNMRNPYN from the exons ATGTTCCGCACGCCGTTCACGGATTTAATGTCGCCCTCGGTCGAGACGGAAGGCTACCGCAAGTGCCACAAGTTCTCCATGCAGCTGGCCCTCTGCAAGGAGGCCTACGGTTTGAACAGGGCTCCTGAGAAGTGCAAGGCAGAGGACGAGGACTTCAGAGAGTGCATGTTCGGCTTCAAGCAG AGGATGCGAGTGCAGCTGATGCAAAAGGAACGGGAGAGACAGTTCAAGAATGGTGAGCGCGAGCACAAGTATGCCGAGCCTGCTACCATGGATGGCTTCAACATGCGGAACCCCTACAACTGA